Genomic segment of Capra hircus breed San Clemente chromosome 13, ASM170441v1, whole genome shotgun sequence:
GTGGGGATGTGGTTCTGCTAGAACCCACAGCGGACCCAGATCATTGTTCTCTCCTCACTTGGCACCTGCACACCGCAAGCGACACTTTCCTGGTCTGATTTTCCCCTCTCAGGCTCTTTGTTCTTTTGTAAAGCCGGTGTTCAAGTCTTGTTTGTGGCCTAAACATCTCAGGTTTTCACCCTGGTCTTGGGCAGACTGTTTGACACTTGGACTTCATCAGGGCTGCTCCCTGCGATTCAAGCTTTCAGTACTAGGCTGGCGAAGGTTTTAAAGGGTCTGCTTCCAGAGTAATTACTCGGTCAAATAGTGTTGACATTTTCCAGCTTAGAGAATACCTCAAGTTCCTCTGATCATTCCAACACTCTAGTTCAACATGTTTTGCACAGGTTCCACGCCCAGACTcttaaaatgtggtatataatgTTCTGTTCCGCATCAGTTATCAGGAAGCAAGTCTGTTTTAAATGGTCCGGTCACTGCGGAGTGCGGTGTCAGTATGGATGGAGGCATATTTAAAGATAGATCgcttttaaatgattttcttaattataaataTCTCAACAATtcaaatttttgtgtttttttccccctatagaTTCACGAGCTAAACATGTGTACAAAAAGTATGAAAGTGGAAGTTCTTTAAACGAAAATAGTAACCACCACCTGGGTtaatctccaaaaaaaaaaaaagactatcgaagcttgaaaatattttgaactctttccttctcctacACCTCCGTGTATTAAAGTCCGTGGAACCAGTTACCTACACTAAAATTAATCTTTAGAAGGAAAGTTTATTAATTCTTAAATTTACACcatgtaaaatatttatcttattttcctCTCAACTTACTCCATCCAGCTTTAGAATGACCCCTGTATATTTTAcaataggactttttttttttaagtattaaggtaaaataaaatgaaggtaaTTTGACCAGGTAACAGCAGGATTATTGATGTGTGCTCTTCATTGTTATGCCATTGACCATATTGCTCATCTCATTTAACTAAAATTTCTAGTCCTTATAGTTGAATTCTTGTTATCTTGTTAGAGTTCTTCACCAAATGAAAATACCTTTTTAGAAACAGGACTATAAAGAATTTATCACAGGCATCATTGGCAATTACTTTTATTATAGATCACCCAGACTTGAAACATATTGACCCAGTGGTTTTAAAACATTGTCATGCAGCAGCTGCAACTTACATACTGGAGGCTGGAAAGCAAAGAGCTGACAAATCAACTCTAAGGTACAGGATTTATTTAAATatccatttgttttaaaatagtgcCTTTATGAttcaaatttcagtttttaaaatggagactaaactttggctttttttttttttagcacttatCTAGAAGACTGTAAATTTGACAGCGAGAGAATAGAATTGTTTTGGACGGAATATCaggttacttaaaatttttaaacttaacaATTACTATTTTCCTTCTATTCTGTTTGCAAagacatgttttctttttctttttttcctaccagAATAATAGGAATTCCCTAGAAATCCTACTGGGAAGGTAGGTACTGTATAAGGTGTCAAGCTGAGCCACTTTTCACTTGCAGGTATGAATGGAGAGTGCTGGTGTGAAACAAAATAGGACAAAAAACGGGGATCTAGACCAAAAGAAAAGGGGCCAAAGGGCAAGTGAAACAATTGAAGTTAAGCtaatgtttttaaagataaagtttattgagataattttttaaatgctctttTACTATTCAGAACTTGAAATAAAGTTTAACTGTTTTAATTTCAGAATGGattaaaattgtgtgtgtgtggtgcaggAGGTGGTAGACACCATTGTTGGTAAAGAACAAATACTGAAAGTTTTTCTGTAGCTATTATGTACAAAATTATCATTGTATCTTTCAGTATAGGCAGATCTCTCCCACATATAACTGATGTTTCTTGGCGGTTGGAATATCAGATAAAGGTAAAGTTTAACAGATATTCTCTAGGGTAATTtagggaactttaaaaaaaaaaaagctaaagacTGAAATCTCTGTGTTGTGTTGTTTTAGACCAATCAACTTGATAAGATGTACAGACCTGCATATTTGGTGACCTTAAATGTAGAGGTATTTATACAGAAGCCCTGTCTAAAAATTTATGTATAATGAAGTTTTCAATTTCCTTGATTTAAATAAAACAGCACTTTTTTCTTCCCTAGAACACTGACTCCCGATCCCACCCAGAGATTAGTTTTAGTTGCAACATGGAACAATTACAGGTACAGTATTAGGATCTGTGAATATGCCTATCTTCTTACAGATTTTTAATTGCGAATTATGCCCAtggaaagttcaaaagaaaattaaCCATCTGTCAGTAGATAATGAAGGTTGGTTAAGGAATTGTTGGGAAGGGGGCttcaaaagcaatattttaaaataggctTTTGAAATTAAGATGTTAATAGAGAACTGGTCTGGTTTGCTGttcccttcaattaaaataaacttgtAGTGTTGAGTGTAAATTCTATTTGTGAAGTGTTTGAGCCAgtaagacaaaggaaaagaaagcttggCTTTGAAAAAtgtcctctttgctttcagaaatttaattaaactttcaaaacatgatttttaaacagtggttttaaatgactttttataAAGGGGCAAGTTACAAAAATTCTGAAACTGTTTATATTGCCTGTGTAAGTCACTGGGGACATTcaaaattacattgattaatgGACATGACAACGAATTTATTtcttagcatttaaaaaaatgaagaacatcTCTTGAAATTTGATGAAATTGATTTTTTCCAAAGGAATCTCCTGCAGAGTCGTTTTAATGTAACCATTAATTGAACTTTAAACTTTCAAAAGATGTGAATATAGCATTATCCTTATTAGATAACTTGAGAAATTTAATTTTGGTAAACCTTTCATGTTCAGAAGATTTAGTCAGAAACTGTATTTCACATCTGAGGGCAAGCATTTTGAAGATGAGATACTTTAGAGGAAAATTTTACTTTGATAGTGGTTTGTCAAAGGTTTAAAATCttgaattttaaattgtttaGAAAGTGTCTCCCGACTTTTTTCTTACATCTTTCTCAAGCTTGGATACTTCTTTCTTGCGTTTTATCCTAAAAACGAGCCATGATATACATCTTTCAGGACTTAGTAGGAAAACTTAAAGATGCTTCGAAAAGCCTGGAAAGAGCAAGTCAGTTGTAACTTGGGAAAGTTAACGATCTGCCCGGACCTAGTGGAAGACCAGGAACGTCTTGCCGTCTGCTGAACTATCATTTCTGCGAGTTGGATGTCTTCCTTTTcagaacagatttttttcttttggatttctgTCCCTCATAAGTTttgacactttatttttttatacctGTGGAAGGGTTAAGAGGGAATTTCTGCCTAAGTATTTGAATTTTTAGTATTATCCGTACATTTGATCCCATTTGATCTTTTCCACGTCTTCCAAAAGGAAATAGACAGTATTACATTCTGAATAAATAAGTTGTTCCCACAAAAAGAGTGGTGAGAGTTTGTCTGGATTTGAGTTTGTTAATTATTACTTTGAAGACATAGACACGATTGGCGTTAACTTTTAACGATCTCCTCTCCTCAGGATTAAAGTTAAACACACTGAAAAGGATGCGATCTCCGGGGTTGCTTGAAGACCCCAGCTTCGGGACGTGGGGAGCGGGCGCGGTCGCCCAGCGGCGGGAGCCCGTCCGTTCCGTTAACTGCGCCCGAAGGCTCGCCCGCTGCCCGACCCTCGCCCGCGGGGCTCCCGAGGCCCTGCAGGGCCGGCCCCGCGCAGAGCCCCTGCCCGGAGCGAGCGGCTGCCCGCGCGCGCCCCGCCTCGGCCACTGGCGGGCGGGAAAGGGGGCCGGCGCGGCCGCGGGAAGACTGGGGCGGGCGCTGTTGTTTCCGCGAGCCCAACTCGGGCGCAGGTTCCGCGACGCGGCGCCGGAGTCTGGGCCGCAGCCCGTGGGGTCGAGCGGGGGCTGGCGGCCGGCGGTCTCCTCGCGGACATGTGTGCCGCGGGCGGAGACGGACCacggaaagaaagaaataacggGGGTTGGGGTGGGCTGAGCTGCGTGCGGGGCCGGAGCGATGCCCGCGCCGAGAGCAGGGTGGCGCGTGTGGCGCTGTGGAGAAATGTCTCCGCAGCCGCCCCAGCGCCGCCGCCGCGCCgagcgaggaggaggagggggccgggTCGCGCTACTCCGAGGGGAGGGGGCGGCCGCGGGCCCGACTACACCGACACTAATTCCCAGGCCGCCCTTAAGGAATGAGGGGAGCACGTGACCCGgtggggggggcggcggggggagggggcgggcggaCTCTGAGCCATTTTGGAGCCGGTGTCAGTTTCCACTCTGCCTTCAgcggtgcatttttttttttccaccctcccctcccccgtcctcagccttcctcccctccccccgcctctccgcacgcacacacacggcgCCCCCCACCCGCCCTCCTCCCCCACAACGGCAACTATGAAATAATAATCGTAGTATTAAAGGCAGAGATCGGGGCAAGACAATGGGGATGTTGGCGAGGGAGCCCCGATCCGGATTAGAAACACCTCCCAGCCCCGCAGAATAATACTGATCGCGCCCCCTCCGCGCGCTCCCTCCCCCGAGTGCGGAgcgggaggaggcggcggcggcggccgaggaggaggaggaggcccaggaggaggaggcGTTGGAggccaaggaggaggaggaggaggccgcggaggaggaggaggccgaggcggaggaggaggaggaggaggccgggCTCGGGAGGCAGCATGAGCCGAGCGCGGCGGCCGCCGCTCTTCTCGGCTGCGCTCGTTGCCCATTGACAGCGGCGTCTGCAGCTCGCTTCAAGATGGCCGCTTGGCTCACATTCATTTTCTGCTGAACGACTTTTAACTTTCATTGTCTTTTCCGCCCGCTTCGATCGCCTCTCGCCGGCTGCTTTTTCCGGGTACGTAGGAGGCGAGGCGCCTCCGGGACGGGGCctgggggcggcgggggccgcgcgggactCAGGCCGGCCGCGGGTGGACGGGGAACGGCCCCCCCCCACCGCGCCTCGCCCGCGCCGGCCGGGAGGGCGCTGACAGCGTGGGCGCCGAACCCCGctccgccgcccgccgccgcccgccggccCCGCGCGCCGCCCGGCCCCGCGCGCCGCCCGCGCCCGCGAGCGcgcgcccgccgccgcccgccgacTCCCGCGGCGCCGGGACCGACCCGCAGCCcgcgccgcgccgccgccgccagcCGGCCTCGGCGCCGCTCCAGCCGCCGCCCGCTCCAGCCCGGACGCGCCGCGCGCGGCCCCACGTTTTAGTTCCTTTCTCCCCCGAGCGCCCCTCTACACCCTCGCGACGCACATGGCCCCCGAGAAGAATACTTCTATTTGCAGCCTCTGCGGCTCTCCCGGCCACGGCGCCCTTTGTTGAGAGGTAGATTTTGATGAAACGGGGACGGGTGCCTGAAATCGGGAGCTGCTTGGGTCAAGTGGCTTCCCTCCTCTCCCGAAGAAAGGGCTTTGGAGGGGTTTAAACAGCCAGAGAACGCCCCCATTTTATAGGGACGGGTTGCTTGGGGGGCCGCGATCCCGCCAAGGTGGATGTTAGGCTGAAAGGAGCCCGAACAAAAATGTTATTAACTTAAGTTGGAGGGACACTTGGGTGAATTTAGATGGCTTGTAAGATGGCGGTTCCCAGTTGTTTCCAAGGTCTCCTGCGTTTGTGTTTAAAATGGTAAAGTTTTCAAGGTGTTATTTGTTGAGAGTCTCGGATAAGTTCTGCAAATATTACTTGGGAGGTGCTCAATGGGAAGTGGGCATTTCAAATTTGGAGCTTTTTTTGGAGTAATGATGGTGAGTGGACGTTAGTCTTGCAAGaggtttcctctttttcctttttctttccccccccccgccccgtctcAGAGACTACAgttttgtgtttggtttttttttctcttttttccacctCTAGTATGGGATGCACTTAGAACCATGACTTAAGTCTACAACATTTTATAGGTTTTACTAAATGTCAGCATAGGTCATGTGGTGAAGAGATGCTTTGGAGAAAGGAGCACTAAAAAGTTGATGGCATATGTTTATGCAGTCTTTTGGGTTTGACAGCCATGTAGCACGATCATTTTCCTAGAGATTTACAGTTAATAATTGGAAGTAAACAGGTATAGAGACTTTGATCATTCCCAATTGCAATAAAAGGATTTAGTGGGCTTAGTGGTCACGGTTCAGTATCTGAAATAGAAGCGTGTATTAATCCCTTCCCAGAAAGTAGGCAAAATCCTGGGCATATTTATTCAAATACAAATGCAGGTTGGTGATGCCTAGAATGTTATGTGTACTTCAACTTATGTTTTATAGGAACCTTAACCCCCATGTTCTGGAAACATAAGCCACACTATAGTCTAAAAACTTAAGGATGCCAATTGTTAACAGCATATGCTAACTTAAGACTATATTaacatttgagttttttttaagtagattccTTTGAGGTTGATTTTATGagcaaatttataaatttttaaataattaagttAATTTCCATACATCTGCACCAAAGTGTAGGTTTGAAATAACCTCCCTGTATAAGCTTACACCTAGTAACAGTATCTTTAAAGCCATTAAGCcgctgtgtatgcatgtgtgtgtttgtatacacatacatgcttCTGTAAGAAAATTGAGCATTTAGTTGTACTTAAGTCCATTAATGCTCTACCATTAAGTTTTTGGATGTGCATTCAGTGCCCCTAAAAGGTGAAATTCTCCCTAGGAGTCAGGTTAACCCCAACTTTACCCATACTTGTATTGGGCTGGGAGCCCCAACTGGGGTTATGgagttcatttgcatttcttagaCTGCAATAGTCAAGCTGATTGTTAACATAAGAACTTGCTtctgttttccttcattttgaCATGACTGGTGTTAGGCCTCCAACTAAACTGACTGCCCCAACTAAACTGACTGCCCCAACTAAGTATGTTATAATGGCAAGTTTTAACTATTGAGTATTTTTCCATAGTATGTTTGGTGCCTTTTTGCTTGCTTAACTGGCAGTTTCTGTGGTGGAACCTAGAAGGTTTTCCTTTCTAAGGTGCAAGAGATTGTTTCTGAAACTCTTATCAAACATGTCAGATGTTTTGGAAGTCTTTATTAGGCTGCCAGTGCTTTCAAGTGGTATAAAAAGATAAAGAACTGATTCTTACACAAGTAACAAAGTGATACTTACTAGCACTATAAATGGTTATAGGGTTGTGGCCAAATTCTTCTGAATTGAAGTAAAGGAGTTGTGTGAATTAAGACTTAAGATGAATTTGAAAGGGTTTTGGTCAAGTACGTGAGACTTAAATCTGACTGTTTTCTGTCTTAATATTTGTGTTTGTCTGGTGTTGGTTTTATATAGAGGAAAAATTAAGGCAGCTGTTTTTATTAATGCCCCTTCCTGAACTTCAGGGTTCTGTGGCATTAGCATGATGTGCTTTCACATGGAGACAGAAGTATCACCTTGCTAACTATATATCTTGGAAAGGTCCTGGTGTTTCACAAGGAGAGTTTTCTTTCAGAACCAAGAAGGCTTGTCTTTAATCACCAAGTACAATAGAATTAAATATTGCTACTCTTTAGGGACACTGCTCCATCCACAACTCCTCTGTAACCCCACTTAGATTTATGGTAACAATATGTTGACAATATTCCTCTAAACAAATCTTCCGAAGATAACTGAGGAGTCACACATGATGTTTTCTGGTTGAAGTCACTGGTTGCCACTGTGGTCACTTTTCATAAAAgaggctttgttttatttttaccattccCCCCCGCCCCTTAGTACtccaaagcttttaatttcagCCATTGAGCTGTGTTGAGTAGTTTTTCCCTCTTCTGCATTGAAATCCCCTGAGAATTAAAACCTCAGATGCATCTTCAAGTTTCACCAGTTCCTAGATTTCTATTCAAGGCAGCTTTGAGAATGTGCTTCAGAGAAATCTGGAAGCTTGGTCTTATTTCAGATTCTGAAATGAATGAAGTGGGAGTAAGAAATGCATTTTTCGAGCATGCTGCACGAAGTAATTGACTTCCCTTATTGTCCACTGGTGTATTGTTGCTGACAGTtccccccgccgccccctcccccgtGACTTTTCTATAATATATGATATCTGTTGGGAACGTCATTTCATTGTGTGGAGGTTTGCTTGGAGGTTAGGCTGGTTTTTCTCCTATGGATGCTCAGGGCTGACAAGGTGTTGATTTAGCGTTGGGTATGGGCTGGTCACATGGTTCTTTAACTTATTGTCACCTTCGTCGATCCAAGTAGTTTTTCTTGTCTCCATCCAGCATAGTTCAGGTAAAACACAAGGCTTTGTACTCGCCTCCTCTGCGGTAAAACAGATTTCAGTTTTAAGCCTTTCCAAAACTTTCTATCGCTCGTCTCATCTGCAGAAGAACTTCCTACTAGGGAAGAAAGCATTAAAGAGGTTCATTTCAATAAACATCTCTGCAGTTTGAGCCCTGATGGTTTCGGGCTAAGTGCACAGTTGGCAATTCTCAAAAGATCCCTTCGTGAAAATTTTGACCTAGTGATTGCTAATTGGAGAGACCGAGTCAAGATCTGAAAGAAGCTCTTCGCGCCGAGTCCACATGGAAACAGGCCCCCAAGAATGTCCGAAATGGCCGAGAGTGCGGTTTGCATTTTCCTTTACCACTTCACGCTCCAGGGCCCCCCGGGCTGCCTACCGGGTCCCCCAGCTCGGGATCCTGCTCCCCAGCGTCAAGGGGCCTCGTGGGGCCGCCCCACCCCCGCGCCGCGCGCCcgcaccccaccccgcccccgcgccggccccgccccccgcgccgtGCCGGCCCCTCCCCCgtgcccgccgccgccgccgcccggcaGCCCCGCACGCCCGCCGAAGCTCCGGGCTCGGCCCGGCTCCGCGCGCGGAGTTGCAGCGGTGGCCGGATGCCAAGTGTAAGTGTAAGTTGCTATGGAAACCCCGACAGAGGCAAGTTCCGAATCCGGAGCGAGACGGAGCCCCGGGCGCCGCCGGATCCGCCCCTCGCATCCCGGCCCCCGGGCGTCCGCGCGCTCAGGCCCCAGCCCGAGGCCGACTCGAGGTGCTTCTCCTGCGGCCCGAGCACCCAGCTCCGGAAATGCCAGGGATGCAGATAGAGCAGAATTTGCTTTCCCTTTGTATCACGTCAAAACGTGCCAGGTTCTGGTGGCTGGAACCGCCTAAAACAACCGGAACCCTTGGGAAGCGGGGGCATGCTCCAGGATTTTCGATCGAAGAGCCATAAGGAAGTTTTACGATAAATTTGGAGTCCTGGAACAACCCCTCGCGGTTGGTAAATATCTGCGGGGAGTGTGTGGCGTCTGCAGCAGGCGTGGggctgctgggctggaagacaaATGGAAGAAAGCGACCCGAATACTCTCagctcccagcccccacctcagaccttttcttctccctcctgGAATGACCTGAGGGACCAGATATTACTTTTCTTGGattctttttcaccttttcagTAGAATTGATCGAGGTCTGATCTGTGAATTCCTCATGTAGAAGACGTTGGGACAatcctcctgtacagtgttaaaaatgcattttatgaaCTCCTGCAACATTTCAGAGCGTATGGTTCCTGGGAGTTGGAGATAATCTCGATTCTCTTTCTGTGAATTATAGCCAGTATTACTTTGTCTTGCAGGATCTTTTATCAAGCAGAAATGCATCGAACAACCAGAATCAAGATCACTGAGCTCAATCCCCACCTAATGTGTGTGCTTTGTGGAGGGTACTTCATTGATGCCACAACCATAATAGAATGTCTACATTCCTGTGAGTACCAAGTTTTAGATCTTTTTATGTCGTGCATATTTAACATCTTGTCCTGAAATTTGAAAACTAACAATTCTGGCTCTCCTTAAGAATGTTGGTGCAAAGTGAAGaagttgttttcttctcttgtatttaatGACTTTTTTGTTAATgcgtataataaaatattattgtctAAGTATTCTCACGCTATCAACTGAGTTTGTTTAATTATAAATACCTTTTGGCAGTTAGCATTTTGTTACTACTTGTTCCCTGTTTCTGACACTGATTTTATTGTTTAGCATCTAATTCCTGAACTGtaaaaaatgtatgtttttacTTCTAGTCTGTAAAACGTGTATTGTGCGTTACCTGGAGACCAGCAAGTATTGTCCTATCTGTGATGTCCAAGTTCACAAAACCAGACCACTACTGAATATAaggtaataaaatgtttaaaaatcattgtttgtaatttttattggaattgtagtacttaataaattataaatctatacataaatattcaataaattgttgaatttattgtttatttcttcacACAAAATTTACCCTTCAGTCCCCATCTGATATACATGTTTTGTACAGGGTAGCCCCCTTCATTTCTTGGCCATTTTAATGATGACTAAACagattttgagtttttttaacCATCTTTTAGAAATCAAATTCGTTTTCCATTTTTGCATTGCTTTATTGACCTTGTGACAGGCAAGAGTGAATATGTTTAAACTGCTTCCATTCTCTCTTCGTTATTCTCTTTCATATTAGCTAGTTTGGTCATTTGAAAAGCACACTTCTCTTAGTGAAATGTGAAGAATTTATTagtgaatataaaatgaaatattcttcTACTAATTTAAGACAGTGCTACCACATAAAGAACTTTTATCCCCATAATTATGTTGATGTAGTTATAGACAGTGTCACAATCAAGTTAAATACTataacacaaagaaaacaaagaatgtgTTGCAATGTATGAACATTATAGTTTTTGCtatattgaaaatttattttttaatttattctctcAGGTCAGATAAAACTCTTCAAGATATTGTATACAAATTAGTTCCAGGGCTTTTCAAAAGTGAGTAACttgcttaaaaataaacattttaaaagtatttaccaGTTTTACCTGCTATaccaaatatttgtctttttattctctttagatgaaatgaagagaagaagGGATTTTTATGCCGCTCATCCTTCAGCTGATGGTAAACTCTTTGGAATGGGAAAGACATTTTATTTGGAGGGAGAACTGATTCAGTAATTTATTAAAACTAAGTTTAAAGTAGAGTTCCATGCTTCTATGtatgtaatatttcatttaaatgtttaattgttaaaaattgaattttaaaatgtctttatagCTGCCAATGGTTCTAATGAAGATAGAGGAGAAGTTGCTGACGAAGATAAGAGAATTATAACTGATGATGAGATAATAAGTTTATCCATTGAATTCTTTGACCAGAACAGGTAAATTCTTTAGGAAATATGTTTTATGCTAATATATTTATTAGATACATTGTTTGCttaataaattatttgttttttagattgGATCGGAAAATAAACAAGGACAAAGAGAAATCTAAAGAGGAGGTATGTTCCATGGACAAAAACACATTGTTTAGATTCTCAACTTTATGAGAGTGTATGTTCCCCTTTCGAATATCCTAGGGTCGGATGATGCTATCAAATAGAAGAAAATCATCATATTTGATGTTTTAGAGTTGATCTATATCTGATAGTTAATAGATGGAATTTATATATGATTATTATGCTTACAGAATATTTTCAGTAATATTTAA
This window contains:
- the COMMD3 gene encoding COMM domain-containing protein 3 isoform X2; this encodes MELSEFVQKGFQMLADPGSFDSNTFTLLLRAAFQSLLDAQADEAVLAAATYILEAGKQRADKSTLSTYLEDCKFDSERIELFWTEYQNNRNSLEILLGSIGRSLPHITDVSWRLEYQIKTNQLDKMYRPAYLVTLNVENTDSRSHPEISFSCNMEQLQDLVGKLKDASKSLERASQL
- the COMMD3 gene encoding COMM domain-containing protein 3 isoform X1 produces the protein MELSEFVQKGFQMLADPGSFDSNTFTLLLRAAFQSLLDAQADEAVLDHPDLKHIDPVVLKHCHAAAATYILEAGKQRADKSTLSTYLEDCKFDSERIELFWTEYQNNRNSLEILLGSIGRSLPHITDVSWRLEYQIKTNQLDKMYRPAYLVTLNVENTDSRSHPEISFSCNMEQLQDLVGKLKDASKSLERASQL